One window from the genome of Maridesulfovibrio ferrireducens encodes:
- a CDS encoding site-specific integrase translates to MRKWITSEKYPGVRWYEHSTRKHGPRIDRCFGLRYSACGKRFQPTLGWGSEGWTEVKAALTLAKLKENIRTGEGCISLSEKREIATKKREEETQKRESDKKASITFSEFWDAHYWPQQSHKAKGSTKTEEGLYRNWIAPAIGATPLSDIQPKDIEIIKNALLKKKRASSTIRYVFAVISQLWTQARRDNYVHGNSPTQQISIPKQDNRRERFLTPEEAQTLLAELKQHGGHTHDMALLALRCGLRFGEIAALTWNDIDLAEKLTSIRDTKGKVNRQAYLLEDIVVMLSNRREKHHGQNSDLVFPSTTGEKMSSISNVFSKIVDPMFNEGIKDVRLRVCFHTLRHTFASWLVQRSVDLYSVKELMGHQDFKMTQRYSHLSPEGLRRAVEVLEM, encoded by the coding sequence ATGCGAAAATGGATTACCTCTGAAAAATATCCCGGTGTGCGCTGGTATGAACATTCTACTCGAAAGCATGGTCCGCGTATTGATCGCTGTTTTGGCCTCAGATACTCCGCATGCGGAAAAAGGTTTCAACCAACTCTAGGATGGGGTTCTGAAGGATGGACTGAAGTAAAGGCCGCCTTGACTCTGGCAAAGCTGAAAGAAAACATCAGGACAGGTGAAGGTTGCATTTCTTTAAGTGAAAAAAGAGAGATCGCGACGAAGAAACGAGAAGAAGAAACTCAAAAACGGGAAAGTGATAAAAAAGCCAGTATAACCTTTTCGGAATTTTGGGATGCCCACTACTGGCCGCAACAAAGCCACAAAGCTAAAGGGTCCACAAAAACAGAAGAAGGTCTTTACCGCAACTGGATTGCTCCAGCTATCGGAGCCACACCGCTCAGCGACATTCAGCCGAAAGACATTGAGATAATTAAAAACGCCCTGCTCAAAAAGAAGCGGGCCTCCTCAACCATTAGATATGTCTTCGCTGTCATTTCCCAACTCTGGACTCAAGCCCGCCGAGATAACTACGTCCATGGCAACAGTCCTACTCAGCAAATATCAATTCCCAAGCAAGACAACCGTCGGGAACGCTTTCTCACACCTGAAGAAGCTCAAACCTTACTTGCTGAGCTTAAACAACACGGCGGCCACACTCACGACATGGCCTTACTTGCCCTGCGTTGCGGCTTACGTTTCGGAGAAATAGCCGCCCTAACTTGGAATGACATTGACCTTGCCGAAAAGCTGACCTCAATCAGAGACACGAAAGGGAAGGTTAACCGCCAAGCGTATTTACTAGAAGATATAGTCGTGATGCTTTCAAATCGCCGCGAAAAACATCACGGACAAAACTCAGATCTAGTTTTCCCGTCCACCACAGGCGAAAAAATGTCCAGCATATCAAATGTATTTAGTAAAATAGTAGATCCCATGTTCAATGAAGGAATCAAAGACGTGCGCCTTCGAGTATGCTTTCACACCCTAAGACATACCTTCGCCTCATGGTTGGTTCAGCGTAGTGTAGATCTCTACAGCGTAAAGGAATTAATGGGGCATCAAGATTTTAAGATGACCCAGCGGTATAGTCATCTTTCGCCGGAGGGATTACGGAGGGCGGTTGAAGTGCTAGAGATGTGA
- a CDS encoding tRNA-dihydrouridine synthase codes for MNKPIPPHFPKLAAQLNTPIAVGGKTIPNRLWLAPMAGLSHSAFRQVLAHYGSCGLAFTEMCNAKAVPSENPRISPVFRWHEWELPSLVCQLAGSSPEELVIAAKRVEREGFFGVDINMGCSARGMIKREGGAALLKTPDKAMAVVEAVRKAVSIPVFVKFRTGWSKDIGPAVALAKKLEAAGTDCLVFHPRVAPDKRTRPPVIDNIRFIKEAVSIPVFGNGNVTTPQHCQNMLDTTGCDGVSIGRMAIARPWLFAQWTAGYTPDDNIFQDYILRLATALEQEFDPVRRIKRFRMFIPYFAANFLFGHSLLATFSTAKTMDDVRQLAKKHIRPDMPLNQSPNMNLYNL; via the coding sequence ATGAACAAACCCATTCCTCCCCATTTCCCCAAGCTGGCAGCACAGCTCAACACCCCCATTGCCGTTGGCGGAAAAACCATCCCCAATCGCCTGTGGCTAGCCCCCATGGCCGGATTGAGCCACAGCGCCTTTCGTCAGGTTCTCGCCCACTATGGCTCCTGCGGCTTAGCCTTTACGGAAATGTGCAACGCCAAAGCCGTGCCATCAGAAAACCCCAGAATATCTCCGGTCTTTCGGTGGCATGAATGGGAACTACCCAGCTTGGTCTGTCAATTGGCGGGCAGCTCGCCAGAAGAATTGGTGATTGCAGCAAAGCGTGTGGAGCGCGAAGGCTTCTTCGGCGTGGACATCAATATGGGATGCTCAGCTCGTGGAATGATCAAACGCGAGGGGGGAGCGGCCCTGCTCAAGACACCAGACAAAGCCATGGCCGTGGTGGAAGCAGTACGAAAGGCGGTATCCATTCCTGTTTTTGTCAAATTCCGCACCGGCTGGTCCAAGGATATCGGGCCAGCAGTGGCTCTGGCCAAAAAGCTTGAGGCGGCAGGAACCGATTGTCTGGTCTTCCACCCGCGTGTGGCCCCGGACAAGCGCACCCGTCCCCCTGTCATTGACAACATACGCTTCATTAAAGAAGCGGTCTCCATTCCCGTCTTTGGCAATGGCAATGTCACAACCCCGCAACACTGTCAGAATATGCTGGACACGACAGGCTGCGATGGTGTGTCCATAGGGCGTATGGCTATAGCCCGCCCGTGGCTCTTTGCCCAATGGACAGCTGGCTACACGCCCGACGACAATATTTTTCAAGACTACATCCTGCGTCTGGCCACAGCCTTGGAGCAGGAGTTCGATCCCGTCCGAAGAATCAAAAGATTTCGGATGTTCATACCCTATTTTGCAGCCAATTTCCTATTTGGTCACAGCCTGCTGGCCACCTTTTCCACGGCAAAAACCATGGATGATGTCCGCCAGTTGGCCAAAAAACACATCAGGCCGGACATGCCTCTGAACCAGTCTCCCAACATGAATTTGTACAATCTCTGA
- a CDS encoding viperin family antiviral radical SAM protein yields MQLVFNWHITEACNYSCCYCFARWGRPREIWKNSTVCDRLFTELSKFSSLDSCKKIFEDRSVSNIRINFVGGEPLLLGESLITIIDRVVCEFGFSASIVTNASLLEGCLDILENIETIGISIDSFATDTNRLIGRAACCKDVLSGKDYKRIINLVRNRNPEIKVKVTSVVSEHNCGEELLKDIDALAPDRVKVFRQLPFEGNKGITDEMFDSFIVNNVI; encoded by the coding sequence ATGCAGTTGGTATTTAATTGGCACATTACAGAAGCGTGTAACTATTCTTGCTGTTATTGTTTTGCAAGATGGGGACGACCAAGGGAAATCTGGAAAAACAGTACAGTTTGTGACCGTTTGTTTACAGAGTTGTCGAAATTTTCAAGTTTGGATAGTTGCAAAAAGATATTCGAAGACAGGTCTGTTTCAAATATTAGGATTAATTTTGTCGGAGGAGAACCTTTACTCTTAGGCGAGTCGTTGATCACAATAATCGACAGGGTGGTCTGTGAATTCGGTTTCTCCGCCTCAATTGTAACTAATGCTTCTTTATTGGAAGGTTGTCTTGATATTCTGGAGAATATAGAAACAATAGGTATCTCGATAGATTCATTTGCCACTGACACTAATAGGTTAATCGGAAGAGCAGCATGTTGCAAAGATGTTCTCAGTGGGAAGGATTATAAAAGAATTATCAATTTAGTTCGTAATAGAAATCCTGAAATCAAAGTCAAGGTTACCAGCGTTGTCAGCGAACATAACTGCGGCGAGGAATTACTGAAAGATATTGATGCGCTGGCTCCTGATAGAGTAAAGGTTTTCAGGCAACTGCCATTTGAAGGGAACAAAGGAATAACTGATGAAATGTTTGACTCTTTTATAGTTAACAATGTCATATAG
- a CDS encoding glycosyltransferase family 2 protein, whose product MDEENSVLEKYQKKIFEREFTTLPVKELTNIYQHHITQTTELFKKLQNGILESIDDYDRHIFRYCLLALFSGEIENARQMMETSFSVVSERPALMRLYKLITQYFPFQAPTVSGPEKVSVVIPLFNQGHYLEEAVASVINQTWTNWEIIPINDGSTDNSYEIAKKLVEKIGDSRIKLIR is encoded by the coding sequence ATGGACGAAGAAAACAGCGTCCTTGAAAAGTATCAAAAAAAAATCTTTGAACGAGAATTTACAACTCTTCCCGTCAAAGAACTAACCAATATTTATCAGCACCACATTACGCAGACAACGGAACTTTTTAAAAAACTGCAAAATGGAATTCTGGAATCAATTGATGATTATGACCGACATATTTTCCGATACTGTCTACTGGCCCTATTCTCAGGAGAAATAGAGAACGCCCGCCAGATGATGGAAACAAGTTTCAGTGTTGTGAGTGAACGCCCCGCCTTGATGAGGCTTTACAAACTAATAACCCAATACTTTCCTTTTCAAGCCCCCACCGTTTCCGGGCCTGAAAAAGTAAGCGTTGTAATTCCACTATTTAATCAAGGCCATTACCTCGAAGAAGCTGTAGCTTCTGTTATAAATCAAACATGGACAAACTGGGAAATAATTCCCATCAATGATGGGTCAACGGACAACTCTTACGAAATAGCCAAAAAACTTGTTGAAAAAATTGGTGACAGCCGTATTAAGCTGATTAGGTAG
- a CDS encoding GlsB/YeaQ/YmgE family stress response membrane protein, translated as MSGIIVFVLVGLVAGWLAGVLVKGGGFGIIGDIVVGVIGAVIGGFIFGFLGIGANGLLGAIIVATVGALVLIFILRLIKRV; from the coding sequence ATGAGTGGAATAATCGTTTTCGTGTTGGTAGGTCTGGTCGCGGGCTGGTTAGCCGGAGTGCTTGTGAAGGGTGGCGGCTTTGGTATCATCGGGGATATCGTTGTAGGTGTCATCGGAGCGGTGATTGGTGGCTTCATCTTTGGATTTCTTGGCATAGGCGCTAATGGGCTCCTTGGGGCGATAATTGTCGCGACAGTCGGAGCGCTGGTTCTGATATTTATTTTGCGCCTAATCAAAAGGGTCTAG
- a CDS encoding mannose-1-phosphate guanylyltransferase/mannose-6-phosphate isomerase encodes MIPVILAGGTGSRLWPLSRKDFPKQLMPVLGGRLSLLQATVDRVMKIPGVENPIIVTNEKYRFIIASQLQEMGCDAGRIVLEPMGRNTAPAVAVGAVLALQNSDDADLLILPADHYIENVDAFLESVSSAREFIGDSGLVAFGVVPDKPETGYGYIKRNNDTAVGKSGAGFIIDHFVEKPDLARATEYVSSGSYYWNSGMFMFKAKVFLQELGKFETEMVTCCRQAVEKAKEDLDFLRLDHDAFSRCREDSIDYALMEKTTKGIVVPLDCGWSDVGSWSSLYEIKQRDENGNVSVGDVVLEGATDCYVHSSSRLVAGVGIDNLAIVESQDAVLVSSLDQVQDVKKIVCFLKGAGRKEYESHCKVYRPWGNYESIDTGDRYQVKRIIVYPGQTLSLQKHYHRAEHWIVVKGTAIVTKGDSEMFLTEDQSTYIPLCLVHRLKNPGKVDLELIEVQTGSYLGEDDILRLDDIYGRSGEEASPHGEK; translated from the coding sequence ATGATTCCAGTTATTTTGGCAGGAGGAACAGGATCACGTCTCTGGCCCCTTTCCAGAAAAGATTTTCCTAAGCAGCTGATGCCTGTTTTAGGTGGACGTTTATCTTTGCTGCAGGCAACTGTTGATCGGGTTATGAAAATTCCCGGTGTTGAAAATCCGATTATTGTAACAAATGAAAAATATAGATTTATTATAGCCTCACAGCTTCAGGAAATGGGGTGTGATGCCGGTCGGATAGTGCTGGAACCAATGGGTAGAAACACTGCCCCCGCCGTGGCAGTAGGCGCGGTCTTAGCTCTTCAAAATTCAGATGACGCAGATCTGCTGATTCTCCCTGCAGATCATTATATAGAGAACGTTGATGCTTTTCTTGAATCTGTCTCCAGCGCTCGGGAATTCATAGGCGATTCTGGTCTGGTTGCTTTTGGAGTTGTGCCTGATAAGCCTGAGACCGGATATGGCTATATAAAACGGAACAATGATACCGCAGTGGGTAAATCCGGTGCAGGATTTATTATCGACCATTTTGTTGAAAAGCCTGATCTTGCCCGGGCAACCGAATATGTCTCTTCCGGTTCCTATTACTGGAATAGTGGAATGTTCATGTTCAAAGCTAAAGTTTTTTTGCAGGAGCTGGGTAAATTTGAAACGGAAATGGTCACTTGCTGCAGACAGGCCGTTGAAAAGGCGAAAGAGGATCTTGATTTTTTAAGACTGGATCATGATGCTTTCAGCAGATGTCGTGAAGATTCTATTGACTATGCCCTGATGGAAAAAACAACCAAAGGAATAGTAGTCCCTCTTGACTGCGGCTGGAGTGATGTGGGGAGCTGGTCATCGCTGTATGAAATAAAGCAGAGAGACGAGAACGGAAATGTGAGTGTCGGGGATGTCGTTTTGGAGGGAGCTACGGATTGCTATGTGCACTCGTCAAGCCGTCTTGTCGCCGGGGTAGGAATTGATAATCTTGCGATAGTCGAGTCTCAGGACGCTGTGCTTGTTTCAAGCCTTGATCAAGTTCAAGATGTTAAGAAGATTGTTTGTTTTTTAAAAGGCGCGGGACGTAAAGAGTATGAGTCGCATTGTAAAGTCTATAGGCCCTGGGGTAATTATGAAAGTATTGATACCGGTGACAGGTATCAAGTTAAAAGGATTATTGTTTATCCCGGCCAGACATTGTCTCTGCAAAAGCATTATCACCGGGCGGAACATTGGATTGTTGTCAAAGGGACAGCAATTGTGACCAAAGGTGATTCAGAAATGTTTCTAACTGAGGACCAGTCAACCTACATTCCGTTGTGCTTGGTTCACCGTTTAAAGAATCCCGGAAAAGTCGATCTTGAGTTGATTGAGGTTCAGACAGGAAGTTATCTTGGCGAAGATGATATTTTAAGACTTGATGATATCTATGGGCGGTCCGGGGAAGAAGCCTCTCCACATGGAGAAAAGTAG
- a CDS encoding glycine betaine ABC transporter substrate-binding protein, whose amino-acid sequence MLTHSKRVLFVLVLVVSIFSFSAFAQASPKITLASVGWTGVTIKTDIAVSVLNSLGYDAENIMVSVPIAYKAMSTSDADAFLGNWMPSMASIADKYFEKGTVLKYAINMDGAKYTLATPTFCFEAGLKDFKDIAKFGDKLEWKIYGIEAGNDGNEIIQSMIDKNLFGLGKFTLVPSSEAAMLAQVQGMAREGKWSVFLGWAPHSMNEYIDMTYLTGSTDGTFGGNDGTATIWTNIRSGLVKDEPNVARLLKNMTFSISMINQIMIKVEKDDSLSLGQAGLNWVKKHPEVYKKWLEGVTTVDGKSAVDAFESSLKKK is encoded by the coding sequence ATGTTAACCCACTCTAAGCGGGTTCTTTTTGTTTTAGTTTTAGTTGTTTCAATTTTCAGCTTTTCTGCCTTTGCACAGGCTTCCCCTAAAATCACCCTCGCCAGTGTTGGCTGGACAGGCGTAACCATCAAGACCGACATTGCCGTCTCCGTACTGAACAGCCTGGGCTATGACGCCGAAAATATAATGGTTTCCGTCCCCATCGCCTACAAAGCGATGTCTACCTCCGATGCCGATGCCTTCCTAGGTAACTGGATGCCTTCCATGGCCTCTATTGCCGATAAATATTTTGAAAAAGGCACTGTGCTCAAATACGCTATCAATATGGACGGAGCTAAATACACTCTGGCAACCCCTACTTTCTGCTTCGAAGCAGGGTTGAAAGATTTCAAAGATATCGCAAAATTCGGCGACAAACTTGAATGGAAAATTTATGGCATCGAAGCCGGAAATGACGGTAATGAAATCATTCAGTCCATGATCGACAAAAATCTGTTCGGACTAGGCAAATTTACCCTTGTTCCTTCCAGTGAAGCCGCAATGCTTGCTCAGGTGCAGGGCATGGCAAGAGAAGGGAAATGGTCTGTTTTCCTAGGCTGGGCTCCTCACAGCATGAACGAATATATTGACATGACATATCTTACCGGAAGCACAGATGGAACTTTTGGCGGAAATGACGGAACCGCAACCATCTGGACCAACATCCGCTCCGGGCTTGTCAAAGATGAACCCAACGTAGCCAGGCTGCTAAAGAATATGACATTTTCCATATCCATGATAAATCAGATCATGATCAAAGTGGAAAAAGACGACTCTTTGTCTCTTGGACAAGCCGGCTTGAACTGGGTAAAAAAACACCCTGAAGTTTATAAAAAATGGCTTGAAGGAGTCACGACTGTAGACGGCAAGTCCGCAGTAGACGCATTTGAATCTTCCCTGAAGAAAAAATAG
- the betB gene encoding betaine-aldehyde dehydrogenase, whose translation MIQGKMFINGEWVSALSGAERKIINPFDSSVIAVVAEGGREDSARAIAAARQAFDSGEWSGTSASERGRMIFKLADLIERDREELACLESLDTGKTVEESRWDMDDIAGIFRYYAGLADKDGGEVIASPVQNSTSIVVREPVGVCGQISPWNYPLLQAAWKMAPALAAGNTIVMKPSEITPLTAIKTTELAEEVGFPKGVVNLVLGAGTEVGAELAESVDVDLISFTGGIATGKTIMRAAAGNVKKVALELGGKNPNIIFDDADFNVAVDYALNAVFFHAGQICSAGARLMVQDGIHERFVEELRKRIEAIVVGNGFDKKTQMGPLISAEHLSKVEKYVEMAPSEGAKLLTGGKRPSDPSLKNGFFFEPTLLTECTHEMKIVQEEVFGPVITVERFHTEEEVVRWANDTVYGLSAGFWTRDPDRIERVSKALRFGTVWINDFNVYFVQAPWGGYKQSGMGRELGHIGLEEYTEVKHIFRNHAPEPFNWFGTSS comes from the coding sequence ATGATACAGGGAAAAATGTTCATCAACGGCGAATGGGTCTCGGCTCTTTCTGGTGCTGAGCGTAAAATTATAAATCCTTTTGACAGTTCTGTAATTGCCGTAGTTGCCGAAGGCGGACGCGAAGATTCAGCTCGGGCAATCGCCGCAGCACGGCAAGCGTTTGACTCGGGTGAATGGAGCGGAACTTCGGCTTCGGAACGTGGCAGAATGATCTTCAAACTCGCAGACCTGATCGAACGAGATCGCGAAGAACTTGCCTGCCTTGAAAGTCTGGATACCGGGAAAACAGTTGAGGAAAGCCGCTGGGATATGGACGATATCGCAGGAATTTTCCGCTATTATGCGGGGCTTGCCGACAAAGATGGCGGCGAAGTTATAGCCTCCCCCGTGCAGAACTCCACAAGCATCGTTGTCCGCGAACCTGTCGGTGTATGCGGCCAGATTTCCCCATGGAACTATCCTTTACTTCAAGCCGCATGGAAGATGGCTCCAGCCCTTGCCGCTGGAAATACCATCGTGATGAAACCCAGCGAAATAACTCCGCTGACTGCAATCAAAACCACCGAACTTGCTGAAGAAGTCGGGTTCCCAAAAGGAGTAGTCAACCTTGTTCTCGGAGCCGGAACCGAAGTCGGAGCCGAACTTGCCGAAAGCGTTGACGTAGACCTGATTTCTTTCACCGGCGGAATTGCAACAGGCAAAACCATCATGCGTGCAGCAGCCGGAAATGTAAAAAAAGTAGCCCTTGAACTGGGTGGTAAAAATCCCAATATTATTTTTGATGATGCCGACTTTAATGTAGCGGTTGATTACGCTCTCAATGCGGTGTTTTTCCATGCAGGACAGATCTGTTCCGCAGGAGCACGGCTTATGGTACAAGACGGTATTCATGAACGCTTTGTGGAAGAACTGCGCAAAAGAATTGAAGCAATTGTAGTAGGTAACGGCTTTGATAAAAAAACCCAGATGGGACCGCTGATTTCCGCCGAACACCTTTCGAAGGTAGAAAAATATGTGGAAATGGCCCCTTCCGAGGGAGCAAAGCTGCTTACCGGTGGAAAAAGACCTTCTGATCCGTCGTTAAAGAACGGTTTCTTCTTTGAACCGACTTTACTCACCGAATGCACGCACGAAATGAAAATAGTGCAGGAAGAAGTCTTCGGACCCGTAATAACTGTAGAGCGGTTCCACACCGAAGAAGAAGTTGTTCGCTGGGCCAACGACACAGTTTACGGCCTTTCCGCCGGATTCTGGACCCGTGACCCGGACCGTATTGAAAGGGTTTCCAAAGCTCTGAGATTCGGAACTGTTTGGATAAATGACTTCAATGTGTACTTTGTACAAGCCCCTTGGGGCGGTTACAAACAGTCCGGAATGGGCCGTGAACTCGGTCACATCGGGCTGGAGGAATACACAGAGGTAAAGCATATATTTAGAAATCATGCCCCGGAACCATTTAATTGGTTCGGCACTTCCTCTTGA
- the betA gene encoding choline dehydrogenase — protein MKKYNYIIVGGGSAGSVLANRLSANPKNEVLVLEAGLPDYKMDFRIHMPAALTYPLAGKTYNWWYESDPEPHMKNRRVYQPRGKVLGGSSCINGMIHIHGNAMDYEKWSKEDGLEDWSYSHCLPYFKRFECRMAGATEYQGAVGPVYLTTPECDNPLFEAFFGAVQEAGYPLTDDVNGYQQEGFGKFDRTTYKGRRWNAARAYIHPVKSRKNLTVKCGAMATRILFEGKRAVGVEYEKGKKTLKAYATEVISCGGSINSPQLLQLSGIGNAKELSALGINVVHDLPGVGENLQDHLELYVQYACKKPVSMYPCLQWYNQPKIGLEWLLKGTGDAATNHFEAGGFIRSNDEVEYPNLQYHFLPIAIRYDGSAPNEGHGYQVHVGPMNTDVRGHVKIKSKDPKEYPSILFNYLSTENERKEWVQAIRKTREIMTQPAFDEYRGKELSPGEQAQTDEEILDYVATEGESAYHPSCTCAMGTHDMAVTDSQLRVHGVEGLRVVDASVMPYVTNGNIYAPVMMIAEKAADIILGNTPLPTEDAPYYKHSK, from the coding sequence ATGAAAAAATATAATTATATAATTGTCGGTGGCGGATCAGCCGGATCAGTTCTGGCCAACCGTTTGAGTGCCAATCCTAAAAATGAAGTGCTCGTGCTTGAAGCCGGGCTTCCTGATTACAAGATGGATTTTCGTATACACATGCCGGCAGCATTGACTTACCCGCTGGCAGGAAAGACATATAACTGGTGGTATGAATCTGATCCTGAACCACACATGAAGAATCGTCGCGTCTATCAACCTCGCGGAAAGGTTCTTGGCGGCTCCAGTTGTATTAATGGTATGATCCACATTCACGGGAATGCAATGGATTACGAAAAATGGTCCAAAGAAGACGGCCTTGAAGACTGGTCGTACTCACATTGCCTGCCCTACTTCAAAAGATTTGAATGCCGGATGGCCGGAGCTACAGAATATCAAGGCGCTGTCGGACCTGTTTACCTGACCACTCCCGAATGCGACAATCCACTCTTTGAAGCTTTCTTCGGTGCAGTGCAGGAAGCTGGCTACCCTCTCACCGATGATGTGAACGGATATCAGCAGGAAGGATTCGGTAAATTTGACCGCACCACCTATAAAGGACGTCGCTGGAATGCAGCCCGTGCTTACATTCATCCAGTTAAGAGCCGCAAAAATCTCACGGTGAAATGCGGAGCCATGGCTACACGCATCCTTTTCGAAGGTAAGCGAGCCGTAGGTGTTGAGTATGAAAAAGGCAAAAAAACTCTAAAAGCGTATGCTACCGAAGTCATATCCTGCGGTGGTTCAATCAACTCTCCTCAGTTGCTTCAGCTTTCCGGCATCGGTAACGCAAAAGAACTTTCAGCTCTGGGCATTAATGTTGTTCACGACCTTCCCGGCGTTGGTGAAAATTTGCAGGATCATCTTGAATTATATGTTCAGTATGCCTGCAAAAAACCTGTCAGCATGTACCCATGTCTACAGTGGTATAATCAGCCTAAAATAGGTCTGGAATGGCTGCTCAAAGGCACTGGCGACGCTGCTACCAACCACTTTGAAGCTGGCGGTTTCATCCGCAGTAACGATGAAGTGGAATATCCCAACTTGCAGTATCATTTCCTTCCTATAGCAATCCGTTATGATGGATCAGCTCCAAACGAAGGGCATGGTTATCAGGTTCACGTCGGTCCTATGAACACAGATGTTCGCGGACACGTGAAAATTAAATCCAAAGATCCTAAAGAATACCCAAGCATTTTGTTCAATTATCTCTCCACAGAGAATGAACGTAAAGAATGGGTTCAGGCAATACGCAAAACCCGTGAGATCATGACCCAGCCCGCATTCGACGAATATCGCGGCAAAGAGTTGTCTCCAGGTGAGCAAGCTCAGACCGACGAAGAAATTCTCGATTACGTTGCCACCGAAGGTGAATCTGCCTACCACCCAAGTTGTACATGTGCCATGGGAACCCATGACATGGCCGTTACGGATTCACAGTTACGAGTCCACGGTGTAGAGGGGCTTCGCGTTGTTGATGCCTCGGTCATGCCTTATGTGACCAACGGCAACATCTACGCTCCGGTTATGATGATTGCTGAAAAAGCCGCGGACATAATTCTCGGGAACACCCCGCTGCCTACGGAAGACGCTCCTTACTACAAACACAGTAAATAA
- a CDS encoding FadR/GntR family transcriptional regulator, producing the protein MSEDKSIKQLFIPVSIGRISEEVVLQIEAAIFDGRLKPGERLPSEREMQTQFGTGRGVIREAVKILKQKGLLEVRKGVKGGAYVKHLEVSNISESLALFLKQNQVSPETLIEFRESMDRTITTLAIARSTADEKEELLKEALRFEAILREPEPDLEATAELDRKLNIMLACMAGNELFEWVMRALQMGFSSHDFTLYENASYRDKAATNWRETARAVAEGEPMKALSFIGLHYALLRQCVEEMNGDAASKNAPFLDENTEEERS; encoded by the coding sequence ATGAGTGAAGATAAGTCTATTAAACAACTTTTTATTCCTGTGTCCATCGGCCGGATAAGTGAAGAAGTTGTTTTACAGATTGAAGCCGCCATCTTTGATGGAAGACTTAAACCGGGCGAGCGGCTGCCCAGTGAACGGGAAATGCAAACTCAGTTCGGAACAGGCCGGGGCGTCATCCGTGAAGCTGTCAAGATTCTCAAACAGAAAGGGCTTCTTGAGGTCCGCAAGGGCGTCAAAGGCGGCGCGTATGTCAAACATCTTGAAGTATCTAATATTTCTGAATCATTGGCACTTTTTCTGAAACAGAATCAGGTTTCTCCTGAAACGCTCATTGAATTTCGCGAAAGCATGGACCGCACAATTACCACTCTGGCAATTGCCCGCTCCACCGCTGACGAAAAAGAGGAGCTGCTCAAAGAAGCTCTGCGCTTTGAAGCGATATTACGCGAACCCGAACCGGATTTGGAAGCCACTGCGGAACTAGACCGTAAGCTGAATATAATGCTGGCCTGCATGGCTGGAAACGAACTTTTTGAATGGGTGATGCGTGCGTTGCAAATGGGATTCAGCTCTCACGATTTCACCTTGTATGAAAACGCTTCCTACCGCGACAAGGCTGCTACCAACTGGAGAGAGACAGCCCGTGCTGTTGCCGAAGGAGAACCTATGAAAGCTCTGTCCTTCATAGGCTTGCACTATGCGCTGCTGCGCCAGTGCGTTGAAGAAATGAATGGCGATGCAGCCTCAAAGAATGCACCTTTTCTCGATGAAAATACCGAAGAAGAAAGGAGTTAA